One genomic window of Geodermatophilus sp. DSM 44513 includes the following:
- the secY gene encoding preprotein translocase subunit SecY produces the protein MLQAFAAAFRTPDLRRKLLFSLAIIAVYRLGAAIPGPGVSVEAINSCLEQAQASDQRDLYSLVNLFSGGALLRLSVFALGIMPYITASIIVQLLVVVIPRFEQLKKEGQSGQAKLTQYTRYLTIALAVLQSTGIIALARSGQLFPGCPQDIIPSDSIWTTIVLVIALTAGTAVIMWLGELLTEKGIGNGMSVLIFTSIAARIPAEGGAILQTRGGIVFALVCLLALLIIGAVVYVEQAQRRIPVQYAKRMVGRRMYGGTSTYLPLKVNQAGVIPVIFASSLLYLPQLLTQLQGNETGPVRQFFENYVIDQSSPVHVALYFGLIVFFTYFYVSITFNPEERAEDMKRYGGFIPGIRPGRPTAEYLQYVLSRITLPGSLYLGIVAVLPNFFLSVTQEGQNQNFPFGGTAVLIMVGVGLETVKQIETQLNQRNYEGFLK, from the coding sequence GTGCTGCAGGCGTTCGCCGCGGCGTTCCGGACGCCAGACCTCCGGCGCAAGCTGCTGTTCTCCCTGGCGATCATCGCCGTGTACCGCCTGGGGGCCGCGATCCCCGGCCCGGGCGTCTCGGTGGAGGCCATCAACAGCTGCCTCGAGCAGGCCCAGGCCTCCGACCAGCGCGACCTGTACTCGCTGGTCAACCTGTTCTCCGGCGGGGCGCTGCTGCGGCTGAGCGTCTTCGCGCTCGGGATCATGCCCTACATCACGGCGAGCATCATTGTGCAGCTGCTGGTGGTGGTGATCCCGCGCTTCGAGCAGCTGAAGAAGGAAGGGCAGTCGGGTCAGGCGAAGCTGACCCAGTACACCCGCTACCTGACGATCGCCCTCGCCGTCCTGCAGAGCACCGGGATCATCGCGCTGGCCCGCAGCGGTCAGCTGTTCCCCGGGTGCCCGCAGGACATCATCCCGTCGGACTCCATCTGGACGACGATCGTCCTGGTGATCGCCCTGACCGCCGGTACCGCGGTGATCATGTGGCTGGGCGAGCTGCTGACCGAGAAGGGGATCGGCAACGGCATGTCCGTGCTGATCTTCACCTCCATCGCGGCTCGCATCCCCGCCGAGGGCGGCGCGATCCTGCAGACCCGCGGTGGCATCGTCTTCGCGCTGGTCTGCCTGCTGGCGCTGCTGATCATCGGCGCCGTCGTGTACGTGGAGCAGGCCCAGCGGCGCATCCCCGTCCAGTACGCCAAGCGGATGGTCGGCCGGCGCATGTACGGCGGGACGTCGACCTACCTGCCGCTCAAGGTCAACCAGGCCGGCGTCATCCCGGTCATCTTCGCCTCCTCGCTGCTCTACCTCCCCCAGCTGCTCACCCAGTTGCAGGGCAACGAGACCGGTCCGGTGCGCCAGTTCTTCGAGAACTACGTCATCGACCAGAGCAGCCCGGTGCACGTCGCGCTCTACTTCGGGCTGATCGTCTTCTTCACGTACTTCTACGTGTCGATCACGTTCAACCCGGAGGAGCGGGCCGAGGACATGAAGCGCTACGGCGGCTTCATCCCGGGCATCCGCCCCGGCCGGCCCACCGCGGAGTACCTGCAGTACGTGCTGTCCCGGATCACCCTGCCCGGGTCGCTGTACCTGGGCATCGTGGCCGTGCTGCCCAACTTCTTCCTGTCGGTCACGCAGGAGGGGCAGAACCAGAACTTCCCGTTCGGTGGCACCGCGGTGCTGATCATGGTCGGAGTGGGGTTGGAGACGGTGAAGCAGATCGAGACACAGCTCAACCAGCGCAACTACGAAGGGTTCCTGAAGTAG
- the rplO gene encoding 50S ribosomal protein L15, protein MKVHHLRPAPGAHTKKTRVGRGEGSKGKSAGRGTKGTGARGNTPAGFEGGQTPLHMRLPKLSGFKNRNKVVFQVVNLDRIASLFPQGGSVDPDALAAAGAVRRGQPVKVLGSGELGGVAVHVHAHAFSASAAEKIGAAGGSTSRL, encoded by the coding sequence CTGAAGGTCCACCACCTGCGCCCGGCCCCCGGCGCCCACACCAAGAAGACCCGGGTGGGTCGCGGTGAGGGTTCCAAGGGCAAGTCGGCCGGCCGCGGTACCAAGGGCACCGGCGCGCGGGGCAACACGCCCGCGGGCTTCGAGGGCGGGCAGACGCCGCTGCACATGCGGCTGCCCAAGCTCTCCGGCTTCAAGAACCGCAACAAGGTCGTCTTCCAGGTCGTCAACCTCGACCGGATCGCGTCGCTGTTCCCCCAGGGCGGCTCGGTGGACCCGGACGCACTGGCCGCTGCCGGCGCCGTGCGGCGCGGGCAGCCGGTGAAGGTCCTGGGCTCCGGCGAGCTGGGCGGCGTCGCGGTGCACGTGCACGCGCACGCCTTCTCCGCGTCGGCCGCCGAGAAGATCGGCGCCGCCGGAGGCAGCACCAGCCGCCTCTGA
- the rpmD gene encoding 50S ribosomal protein L30, with the protein MAQLKVTQIRSAIGSKPNQRQTLRSLGLKRINDSVVQEDRPEIRGMVATVPHLVAVEEVQS; encoded by the coding sequence ATGGCACAGCTCAAGGTCACCCAGATCCGGTCGGCGATCGGCTCGAAGCCCAACCAGCGCCAGACGCTGCGCTCGCTGGGTCTCAAGCGGATCAACGACTCGGTCGTCCAGGAGGACCGTCCCGAGATCCGCGGGATGGTCGCGACGGTGCCGCACCTGGTCGCCGTCGAAGAAGTGCAGAGCTGA
- the rpsE gene encoding 30S ribosomal protein S5, translating into MPGPQRRGGGAGGGNDRRDRRDGGRGPGGAPAEKSAFIERVVAINRVSKVVKGGRRFSFTALVIVGDGDGTVGVGYGKAKEVPAAIAKGVEEAKKHFYKVPRIASTIPHPVQGEAAAGVVLLKPASPGTGVIAGGPVRAVLECAGIHDVLSKSLGSSNPINIVHATMQALKDLVRPEEIAARRGLPLEDVAPAAMLRARAGQGV; encoded by the coding sequence ATGCCAGGACCACAGCGACGCGGCGGCGGCGCCGGCGGCGGCAACGACCGCCGCGACCGTCGTGACGGCGGGCGGGGCCCCGGCGGCGCGCCTGCCGAGAAGAGCGCGTTCATCGAGCGCGTGGTGGCCATCAACCGCGTGTCCAAGGTCGTCAAGGGCGGCCGGCGCTTCAGCTTCACCGCCCTGGTGATCGTGGGCGACGGCGACGGCACCGTGGGCGTGGGCTACGGCAAGGCCAAGGAGGTGCCCGCGGCGATCGCCAAGGGCGTCGAGGAGGCCAAGAAGCACTTCTACAAGGTGCCGCGCATCGCCAGCACCATCCCGCACCCGGTGCAGGGCGAGGCGGCGGCCGGTGTGGTGCTGCTCAAGCCGGCCAGCCCCGGTACCGGTGTCATCGCCGGCGGGCCGGTGCGTGCCGTCCTGGAGTGCGCCGGCATCCACGACGTGCTCTCCAAGAGCCTCGGGTCGTCCAACCCGATCAACATCGTGCACGCCACCATGCAGGCGCTGAAGGACCTCGTCCGTCCGGAGGAGATCGCGGCCCGCCGCGGCCTGCCCCTCGAGGACGTCGCCCCCGCCGCCATGCTGCGGGCGCGGGCGGGCCAGGGGGTCTGA
- the rplR gene encoding 50S ribosomal protein L18: MAQTDKSVARVHKPVGTDISTARRVSRLRRHTRLRKRVGGTPERPRLVVNRSSRHIHVQVVDDTAGRTLVSASTLDATLRTAEGDKSALARQVGALVAERARAAGITAVVFDRGGNRYQGRIAALADGARQGGLDF; the protein is encoded by the coding sequence ATGGCACAGACCGACAAGAGCGTCGCTCGGGTGCACAAGCCCGTCGGCACCGACATCAGCACCGCGCGACGGGTCTCCCGCCTGCGCCGGCACACCCGGCTGCGCAAGCGCGTCGGGGGCACCCCGGAGCGCCCCCGCCTGGTGGTCAACCGCAGCTCGCGGCACATCCACGTCCAGGTCGTCGACGACACCGCCGGCCGTACCCTGGTCAGTGCCTCCACGCTGGACGCCACCCTGCGCACGGCCGAGGGCGACAAGTCCGCGCTGGCCCGGCAGGTCGGCGCGCTGGTGGCCGAACGTGCCCGTGCCGCCGGCATCACCGCGGTCGTGTTCGACCGGGGCGGCAACCGCTACCAGGGCCGCATCGCGGCACTGGCCGACGGCGCCCGCCAGGGTGGGCTGGACTTCTGA
- the rplF gene encoding 50S ribosomal protein L6 — protein sequence MSRIGRLPIPVPGGVDVSIDGQTLSVTGPKGTLSHVVAPPITVGRGEDGTLQVQRPDDERESRALHGLSRTLIANMITGVTEGYTKTLEIVGVGYRVQARGSDLEFALGYSHPVPVRAPEGITFTVESPTRLRVTGIDKQLVGQVSANIRGLRRPDPYKGKGVRYQGEVVKRKVGKTGK from the coding sequence ATGTCGCGGATCGGACGACTGCCGATTCCCGTGCCCGGAGGCGTGGACGTCTCCATCGACGGCCAGACGCTGAGCGTCACCGGCCCCAAGGGCACGCTGAGCCACGTCGTCGCCCCGCCGATCACCGTGGGGCGCGGCGAGGACGGCACGCTGCAGGTGCAGCGGCCGGACGACGAGCGCGAGAGCCGTGCGCTGCACGGGCTGTCGCGCACGCTCATCGCCAACATGATCACCGGCGTGACCGAGGGCTACACGAAGACCCTCGAGATCGTCGGTGTCGGGTACCGCGTGCAGGCCCGCGGGTCGGACCTCGAGTTCGCCCTGGGCTACAGCCACCCGGTGCCGGTGAGGGCCCCCGAGGGCATCACCTTCACCGTCGAGTCCCCGACCCGCCTGCGGGTGACCGGGATCGACAAGCAGCTGGTGGGCCAGGTGTCGGCCAACATCCGCGGCCTGCGCCGCCCGGACCCCTACAAGGGCAAGGGCGTGCGCTACCAGGGTGAGGTCGTCAAGCGCAAGGTCGGGAAGACGGGTAAGTGA
- the rpsH gene encoding 30S ribosomal protein S8, translating into MTMTDPIADMLTRIRNANQAYHDSTTMPSSKLKTHIAEILQQEGYIAGWTVNEVDKDGTSFKELVVDLKYGPNRERSIAGVRRVSKPGLRVYAKSTALPKVLGGLGVAIISTSTGLLTDRQANKKGVGGEVLAYVW; encoded by the coding sequence ATGACGATGACCGACCCGATCGCGGACATGCTGACGCGGATCCGGAACGCCAACCAGGCGTACCACGACTCCACCACCATGCCCTCGTCCAAGCTCAAGACGCACATCGCCGAGATCCTCCAGCAGGAGGGTTACATCGCCGGCTGGACCGTCAACGAGGTGGACAAGGACGGCACCAGCTTCAAGGAGCTGGTGGTCGACCTCAAGTACGGCCCCAACCGCGAGCGGAGCATCGCCGGCGTCCGGCGCGTGTCCAAGCCCGGGCTGCGGGTGTACGCCAAGTCCACCGCGCTGCCGAAGGTGCTCGGCGGCCTCGGCGTGGCGATCATCTCCACCTCCACCGGGCTGCTGACCGACCGCCAGGCGAACAAGAAGGGCGTGGGTGGGGAAGTCCTCGCCTACGTCTGGTGA
- a CDS encoding type Z 30S ribosomal protein S14 has protein sequence MAKKALINKAARKPKFTVRGYTRCQRCGRPHSVFRKFGLCRICLREMAHAGELPGVSKSSW, from the coding sequence ATGGCCAAGAAGGCGCTGATCAACAAGGCGGCCCGCAAGCCGAAGTTCACCGTCCGCGGCTACACCCGGTGCCAGCGGTGCGGTCGTCCGCACTCGGTCTTCCGCAAGTTCGGCCTGTGCCGGATCTGCCTGCGGGAGATGGCGCACGCCGGCGAGCTGCCGGGCGTGAGCAAGAGCAGCTGGTAG
- the rplE gene encoding 50S ribosomal protein L5, giving the protein MTESAPARELPRMLARYRGEILPALQSEFGYENVMQIPRLTKIVVNMGVGEATRDAKLMDGAVRDLTAITGQKPAVVRARKSIAQFKLREGMPIGAKVTLRGDRMWEFLDRLLSLALPRIRDFRGLNAKQFDGHGNYTFGLTEQSMFREIDVDKIDRPRGMDITLVTTATNDEEGRELLRLLGFPFAGQPVVTTTR; this is encoded by the coding sequence ATGACCGAGAGCGCACCCGCCCGTGAGCTGCCGCGCATGCTCGCCCGCTACCGCGGGGAGATCCTCCCCGCGCTGCAGAGCGAGTTCGGCTACGAGAACGTCATGCAGATCCCGCGGCTGACCAAGATCGTGGTCAACATGGGCGTCGGTGAGGCGACCCGTGACGCCAAGCTGATGGACGGCGCCGTCCGCGACCTCACCGCCATCACCGGGCAGAAGCCGGCCGTCGTCCGGGCGCGCAAGTCCATCGCCCAGTTCAAGCTGCGCGAGGGCATGCCGATCGGCGCGAAGGTCACCCTGCGCGGGGACCGCATGTGGGAGTTCCTGGACCGGCTGCTGAGCCTGGCCCTGCCCCGCATCCGCGACTTCCGTGGCCTCAACGCCAAGCAGTTCGACGGCCACGGCAACTACACGTTCGGCCTGACCGAGCAGTCGATGTTCCGCGAGATCGACGTGGACAAGATCGACCGTCCGCGGGGCATGGACATCACGCTGGTCACCACCGCCACCAACGACGAGGAGGGTCGCGAGCTCCTCCGCCTGCTGGGCTTCCCGTTCGCCGGCCAGCCCGTCGTCACCACCACCCGCTGA
- the rplX gene encoding 50S ribosomal protein L24, with amino-acid sequence MKVKKGDTVVVLSGRDKGARGRVIAAYPERQKVLVEGVGRVKKHTRISSNQRGAQSGGIVTQEAPIHVSNVMVLDSEDKPTRVGHRKDEEGRSIRVSRRTGKDL; translated from the coding sequence ATGAAGGTGAAGAAGGGCGACACCGTCGTGGTGCTGTCCGGCAGGGACAAGGGCGCCCGCGGCCGGGTCATCGCGGCCTACCCGGAGCGGCAGAAGGTCCTCGTCGAGGGCGTCGGCCGGGTCAAGAAGCACACCCGGATCAGCTCCAACCAGCGTGGTGCCCAGTCGGGCGGGATCGTCACGCAGGAGGCCCCCATCCACGTGAGCAACGTGATGGTGCTCGACTCCGAGGACAAGCCGACCCGGGTCGGCCACCGCAAGGACGAGGAAGGCCGCAGCATCCGGGTCTCGCGGCGCACCGGTAAGGACCTGTGA
- the rplN gene encoding 50S ribosomal protein L14 — protein sequence MIQQESRLRVADNTGAKEILCIRVLGGSGRRYAGIGDVIVATVKDALPGAGVKRGDVVKAVVVRTAKERRRPDGSYIRFDENAAVIIRDSGDPRGTRIFGPVGRELRDKRFMRIISLAPEVL from the coding sequence GTGATCCAGCAGGAGTCGCGACTGCGGGTCGCCGACAACACCGGTGCGAAGGAGATCCTCTGCATCCGGGTGCTCGGCGGCTCCGGGCGACGCTACGCCGGCATCGGTGACGTCATCGTCGCCACCGTCAAGGACGCGCTGCCGGGCGCAGGGGTCAAGCGGGGTGACGTGGTCAAGGCCGTCGTCGTCCGCACCGCGAAGGAGCGCCGTCGCCCCGACGGCTCCTACATCCGCTTCGACGAGAACGCCGCCGTCATCATCCGCGACAGCGGCGACCCGCGCGGGACGCGCATCTTCGGCCCGGTCGGCCGTGAGCTCCGCGACAAGCGCTTCATGCGGATCATCTCGCTCGCCCCGGAGGTGCTGTGA
- the rpsQ gene encoding 30S ribosomal protein S17 produces MSESQSVTANEAVATGPGLAGRGYRKVREGLVVSDKMDKTIVVEVEDRVKHGLYGKVIRRTSKLKAHDEQQVAGIGDRVQIMETRPTSATKRWRLVEVVEKAK; encoded by the coding sequence ATGAGCGAGAGCCAGTCGGTGACCGCCAACGAGGCGGTCGCCACCGGACCCGGCCTGGCCGGCCGTGGCTACCGCAAGGTCCGCGAGGGCCTCGTCGTCAGCGACAAGATGGACAAGACCATCGTCGTCGAGGTCGAGGACCGCGTGAAGCACGGCCTCTACGGCAAGGTCATCCGCCGGACCAGCAAGCTGAAGGCCCACGACGAGCAGCAGGTCGCCGGCATCGGTGACCGGGTGCAGATCATGGAGACCCGGCCGACGTCGGCCACCAAGCGGTGGCGGCTCGTCGAGGTCGTCGAGAAGGCCAAGTAG
- the rpmC gene encoding 50S ribosomal protein L29 has protein sequence MAAGLTAPELRELSAEELATRLRESKEELFNLRFQVATGQLDNNRRLQTVRRDIARIYTIMRERELGLSVAPNEGVA, from the coding sequence ATGGCCGCCGGTCTGACCGCTCCCGAGCTGCGTGAGCTCTCCGCCGAGGAGCTCGCCACGCGGCTGCGCGAGTCCAAGGAAGAACTGTTCAACCTGCGCTTCCAGGTGGCCACCGGCCAGCTGGACAACAACCGGCGGCTGCAGACCGTGCGCCGCGACATCGCGCGGATCTACACGATCATGCGTGAGCGCGAGCTCGGCCTCTCGGTCGCCCCGAACGAGGGTGTGGCATGA
- the rplP gene encoding 50S ribosomal protein L16, producing the protein MLIPRRVKHRKQHHPSRSGRAKGGTEINFGEYAIQALEPAYVTNRQIESARIAMTRHIRRGGKVWISIYPDRPLTKKPAETRMGSGKGSPEWWVANVKPGRIMFELSGVAEPVAREAMRRAIHKLPMKCRFITREGEV; encoded by the coding sequence ATGCTGATCCCACGGCGCGTCAAGCACCGCAAGCAGCACCACCCGAGCCGCTCCGGCCGGGCCAAGGGCGGCACCGAGATCAACTTCGGCGAGTACGCCATCCAGGCCCTGGAGCCGGCGTACGTCACCAACCGGCAGATCGAGTCCGCCCGTATCGCCATGACCCGGCACATCCGCCGTGGCGGCAAGGTCTGGATCTCGATCTACCCGGACCGCCCGCTCACCAAGAAGCCGGCCGAGACCCGCATGGGCTCGGGCAAGGGCTCGCCGGAGTGGTGGGTCGCCAACGTCAAGCCCGGCCGGATCATGTTCGAGCTGTCCGGCGTGGCCGAGCCCGTGGCCCGCGAGGCCATGCGGCGCGCGATCCACAAGCTGCCCATGAAGTGCCGCTTCATCACTCGTGAAGGAGAGGTGTGA
- the rpsC gene encoding 30S ribosomal protein S3, whose translation MGQKVNPHGFRLGITTDYKSRWYADKLYKDYVKEDVAIRKLMSKGMERAGISKVEIERTRDRVRVDIHTARPGIVIGRRGAEADRIRGELEKLTGKQVQLNILEVKNPESDAQLVAQGVAEQLSSRVSFRRAMRKAMQSAQRSPQVKGIRVQCSGRLGGTEMSRSEFYREGRVPLHTLRANIDYGIYEARTTFGRIGVKVWIYKGDVSGSRAEREALEALAARQQRRERAQRPQRRSGSSGTTAGGTEAGRAAAEAPSTGPAADSTPVQTSGEAAAEQTVAEAAGPEATAAAETAATDTTPSEQGS comes from the coding sequence GTGGGTCAGAAGGTCAACCCGCACGGGTTCCGGTTGGGCATCACCACCGACTACAAGTCCCGGTGGTACGCGGACAAGCTCTACAAGGACTACGTCAAGGAGGACGTCGCGATCCGCAAGCTCATGTCCAAGGGCATGGAGCGGGCCGGCATCTCCAAGGTCGAGATCGAGCGCACCCGGGACCGGGTCCGCGTCGACATCCACACCGCCCGGCCGGGCATCGTCATCGGCCGGCGCGGGGCGGAGGCCGACCGCATCCGCGGTGAGCTGGAGAAGCTCACCGGCAAGCAGGTGCAGCTGAACATCCTCGAGGTGAAGAACCCCGAGTCCGACGCCCAGCTGGTCGCCCAGGGCGTCGCCGAGCAGCTGTCCAGCCGGGTCAGCTTCCGGCGGGCCATGCGCAAGGCCATGCAGTCGGCGCAGCGCAGCCCGCAGGTCAAGGGCATCCGGGTGCAGTGCTCCGGTCGCCTCGGCGGCACCGAGATGAGCCGGTCGGAGTTCTACCGCGAGGGCCGGGTGCCGCTGCACACGCTGCGCGCGAACATCGACTACGGCATCTACGAGGCCCGGACCACCTTCGGCCGGATCGGCGTGAAGGTCTGGATCTACAAGGGCGACGTCAGCGGCTCGCGGGCCGAGCGGGAGGCCCTCGAGGCCCTCGCCGCCCGCCAGCAGCGCCGCGAGCGGGCCCAGCGCCCGCAGCGGCGGTCCGGCTCCTCGGGCACCACCGCCGGCGGGACCGAGGCCGGCCGGGCGGCCGCCGAGGCCCCGTCGACCGGTCCGGCCGCCGACAGCACCCCGGTGCAGACCTCCGGCGAGGCCGCGGCCGAGCAGACCGTGGCCGAGGCCGCCGGTCCCGAGGCCACCGCGGCCGCCGAGACGGCGGCGACCGACACCACCCCGTCCGAGCAGGGGAGCTGA
- the rpsS gene encoding 30S ribosomal protein S19, with protein MPRSLKKGPFVDDHLLKKVDVQNDKGTKNVIRTWSRRSTIIPDMLGHTIAVHDGRKHVPVFVTEAMVGHKLGEFAPTRTFRGHVKDDRRSRRG; from the coding sequence ATGCCACGCAGCCTGAAGAAGGGCCCGTTCGTCGACGACCACCTGCTCAAGAAGGTGGACGTGCAGAACGACAAGGGCACCAAGAACGTCATCCGGACCTGGTCGCGCCGTTCGACGATCATCCCGGACATGCTCGGCCACACGATCGCCGTCCACGACGGCCGCAAGCACGTCCCGGTCTTCGTGACCGAGGCGATGGTCGGGCACAAGCTCGGCGAGTTCGCCCCCACGCGCACCTTCCGTGGGCACGTGAAGGACGACCGCCGGTCCCGGCGCGGCTGA
- the rplB gene encoding 50S ribosomal protein L2, with amino-acid sequence MPIRKYKPTTPGRRGSSVADFAEVTRDHPEKSLVRPLHGRGGRNVHGKVTARHQGGGHKRSYRVIDFRRADKDGVPAKVAHIEYDPNRTSRIALLHFADGEKRYIIAPARLRQGDTVECGPAADIKPGNNLPLRNIPVGTVVHAIELRPGGGAKIARSAGTSVQLVAREGRLAQLRMPSGEIRNVDVRCRATVGEVGNAEQSNINWGKAGRMRWKGKRPTVRGVAMNPVDHPHGGGEGKTSGGRHPVNPKGKPEGRTRKRKASDALIVRRRRTNKKR; translated from the coding sequence ATGCCCATCCGTAAGTACAAGCCGACGACGCCGGGCCGCCGCGGCTCCAGCGTCGCCGACTTCGCCGAGGTCACCCGCGACCACCCCGAGAAGTCGCTGGTCCGGCCGCTGCACGGCCGCGGCGGGCGCAACGTCCACGGGAAGGTCACCGCGCGCCACCAGGGTGGCGGGCACAAGCGCTCCTACCGGGTGATCGACTTCCGCCGGGCCGACAAGGACGGCGTGCCGGCCAAGGTCGCGCACATCGAGTACGACCCGAACCGCACCTCGCGCATCGCGTTGCTGCACTTCGCCGACGGCGAGAAGCGCTACATCATCGCGCCGGCCCGCCTGCGGCAGGGCGACACGGTGGAGTGCGGCCCGGCGGCCGACATCAAGCCCGGCAACAACCTGCCGCTGCGCAACATCCCGGTCGGCACGGTGGTGCACGCCATCGAGCTGCGGCCCGGCGGCGGCGCCAAGATCGCCCGATCTGCGGGCACCAGCGTCCAGCTGGTCGCCCGTGAGGGACGGCTCGCGCAGCTGCGCATGCCGTCGGGGGAGATCCGCAACGTCGACGTGCGCTGCCGCGCCACCGTCGGCGAGGTGGGCAACGCCGAGCAGTCCAACATCAACTGGGGCAAGGCCGGCCGCATGCGCTGGAAGGGCAAGCGCCCGACCGTGCGCGGTGTGGCGATGAACCCGGTGGACCACCCGCACGGTGGTGGTGAGGGCAAGACCTCCGGTGGTCGTCACCCGGTGAACCCGAAGGGCAAGCCGGAGGGCCGCACGCGCAAGCGCAAGGCCAGTGACGCCCTGATCGTGCGCCGCCGGCGCACCAACAAGAAGCGCTGA
- the rplW gene encoding 50S ribosomal protein L23 — protein sequence MTVRDPRDVLLSPVISEKSYGLLDENQYTFVVLPEANKTQIKIAVEQVFDVKVLGVNTINRQGKRKRSKGNKLGKRKDTKRAIVSLAPGDRIEIFGGPGA from the coding sequence ATGACCGTCCGCGACCCCCGGGACGTCCTGCTGTCCCCGGTGATCTCCGAGAAGAGCTACGGGCTGCTCGACGAGAACCAGTACACCTTCGTCGTGCTGCCCGAGGCCAACAAGACGCAGATCAAGATCGCGGTCGAGCAGGTCTTCGACGTGAAGGTCCTCGGCGTGAACACGATCAACCGCCAGGGCAAGCGCAAGCGCAGCAAGGGCAACAAGCTGGGCAAGCGCAAGGACACCAAGCGGGCCATCGTCTCGCTGGCCCCCGGCGACCGCATCGAGATCTTCGGGGGTCCCGGCGCCTGA